TCGCCCAGGCCGGCTTCACCGTCCACGGGGCGGGTACCGGCGAAGACGGCCTGGAACTGGTGCGCGAGCATCAGCCGCTGGTCACCACACTCGACGTGAACATGCCCGGCATGGACGGTTTCGAGACCGCCAAGCGGATCCGCACGGTCAGCACGACCTACATCATCATGCTCAGCGCCCGCACCGAGGAGATCGACGCCCTGCAGGGACTGGAGTCGGGTGCCGACGACTACGTCGCCAAACCATTCCGCCCCAGGGAGCTGCGCGCACGCATCGACGCGATGCTGCGGCGACCGCGGCACCACATCGACGCCGCTCCGGTACGCGACGAGCCCGACGGGACTCCTGCTGATGCTGAGGTCTGGCTCGCCCACCAGGGCGTGCGGCTCAATCCCGAGATGCGGATGGTCACCGTCGACGGCGCCGATCTCGAGCTCACGCGGAGCGAGTTCGACATCCTGGCCGACCTGCTCCGGTCGGGCCGACGTGTGCGGGCGAAGTCGGATCTGGCCATGATGCTGCGCGGCGAGGTGTATACCGGGACGGAGTACGTCAGCGACAGCGATGCCCGTGCGATCGAGGTGCACGTCGCGAACCTGCGTCGCAAGCTCGGCGAGTCGCCCACCAGCCCGCGCTGGATCGAGACCGTACGCGGGGTCGGCTACCGTCTGACGGCGGCCTGAGATCGGATGCCGCTAGTCGGCACCGCCGATCAGCACCGAGCTCTCGATGCTGACGGCCGCCCGCATAGCGGCATCCCGAGCCACGCGCGAGAGCCTCGACGCCTCGTAGCCGGTCACGTCACTGAGCGCGACGCCGATCCCGAGGACCGGGATCACGCCGCCGTCCACGAGACCGAGGTCATCGAACAGTCCGCGGTAGATGACCGCGGCCTGGCGCCGCGCCTCGCTGGCCGACGTGGTCAATGTGGCCAGGAGCAGGCCGGTCGGCCCGTCCTCCGCGATGAACGCGTTGGACGGCGCGTGGAGGCGGACTCCGGTGCGCCAGGTGTCGGAGATATCACGGGCGACGTCGCTGCCGAACGCGCCGGAGATCTGGTCGAGGTCGTCGATCCGCACGGCCGTCACCGCGACGAGCTCCGAGCGGCGCTCGGCACGCCCGCACAGCGCGGTGAGCGCTGCGTCGAAGCTGCCACGCTCCAGGAACCCCTCCGGCTCCGGCCCGAAGCCGGGCGTGCGCAGATATCCGCGGACGGGCGTCCGCGTTGCCCGCAGCACCGAGGTGGCCACGACCGCCACGATCGTCAGGATCACCGTCAGAAAGCTCGTCGGGATCGTGCCCACCAGCGCCCCGAACACCTCACTGTCGGCTCCGGCGGCCAGGAAGATCGCCGTGCGGACCACGAAGAAGACGGACTCGAGGGCGAGCACTCCCCCGAGGACCCAGGCTGTGCCGGAGATGCGCATCGATCCGCGCATGCACTCGAATGCGCCGGCGCCGGAGAAGGCGACGAGCGGGACGAACATCCACAGTGCGCCCGCCCAATCACCGCCATCGGCTCCGGCGCCCCAAACGGCCCCGAAGGCCGCCAGCGCCGCGGCGGCGACCAACACCGATGACCAGAGCATGCGACGGCCGTTGAACCGACGGCATCCGAGCCACATGCAGCCGGTGCCCGCCACGAAGGTGGCGTTGCCGATCGCGATCGGCCACCATGCATCGGGGTACTGCGCCCACACCACGTAGGCGAGTGTCGTGAGCATCGCGGCGAGGAAGCCCAGTGACCAGACGCGTCCGGCGCCTTCGTCGCGGCGCAGCAGCGTCTCGGTGATAAACAGGATGCCGCTCACATTGACCACCAGCGCGGTGATCGCCTGCACGCTCAGGACATCGAGGATCATGACGGCGGCCTTCCGGTCGAGGTCGTGGGGAGTTTGACGGTGAACGTCGATCCGATCCCCGGCGAGCTGTCCACGGTGATCTCCCCGCCGTGAGCGCGGACGATGTCGCGACTGATCGCGAGGCCGAGGCCGGTTCCGGCCCGGCGCGCGGGGTTCGCGCGGTAGAAGCGCTGGAACAGCCCGGCGAGCTCGTCGTCGTTCATCCCGACGCCCGTGTCGCGCACCACGATCCAGCTCGAGAGGCCATCGGTGCGCGATTCCAAGAACACCGTGCCGCCGTCCCGGTTGTAGGCGACCGCGTTGGAGGCCAGGTTGTCCACGACCTGACGAAGACGCAGCGCGTCCGCCCACACGGGCGCAGATTGAAGCGCCGACGTGTCGACGGAGATCGCCCGCGCTGCCGCTCGAGGGGCCAGCGCCTCCGCGGCGGCCAGGACCACATCGCGCGCGTCCAGGATCCCCGGCTCCAGCGACGCCTGCACGACGGAGGCCGCACTGGATGCGGCGAGGATGTCGCCGACGATCGCCAGCAGCCGCTCGGCGTTGCGCTCGGCGATGTCGAGATTGGCGCGGACCTGCTCGGTCGTCTCCGGGTCCTCGATCGCGAGATCAAGATAGCCGAGGATGGAGGTCAGGGGCGTGCGCAGCTCGTGCGTGACCGAGGCCACGAGCTCGTCGCGGGCGCGGAGCGCGCTCAGCTCCGCCGTCACGTCGCGGGAGACCAGCACCGCCCCCGCGTCCGTGCCCGAGGGATCGGTCAGCCGGCGCACAGTGACGCTGAGTGCCTGACGCGGTCCCGGTTCCGCACCGAACCAGACGACCTGCCCCTCGAAGGCCTCGCCGCGCAGCGCGCGCTGGAGCGGCAGCTCGTCATCGGGAAGCGGGGTGACGCCGTCGTCCCGGAAGGCGGTGGTCTCGGCATCCGCGTCCTCGGCGCTCCGCCGCGCACGCTGCAGCCGACCGTGCGCATCGTTGGTGACCGCGATGTCTCCGTCCGCAGCGATGCGGATCACGCCGAAGTCCACCGCGTCCAGCACTTCGGTGACCTCCTGCTCCTGCCGGCGAGTGCGCTCGATGACCCGGCGCAGCAGAAACGCCTGCTTGCCGAGCAGGGTGCGCTGGGCGGCGGCACGGCCGGCGCTCAGATAGCTCGTGACGCCGACCGCGATCAGCACGACCGTCAGGAGCAGCATCCCGTCGGTGAACTGCTGCGCGGTGAGGAGATCGACGCCGACGACCACGACGACGGCCGACAAGCCCAGCATCCCGAACCCCGCCGCCAGCCACATCGTCGGGAAGATCCACAGTAGCCCCACCGCGCCGCCGGGCGTTGCGAGGCGCATCACGCCGATCGCCAGCATGTCCAGCAGCGGTATGAGGGCCAGCCAGCCCACCGCGAGGCGGTTCCACGGGATGACGAAGGTGGCCCCGGTGATGAGGAAGATGAGCACCACTCCGGCAAGGAACAGCAGCACGTCACCGGAGAAGGGTCCGACGCCGACCAGGATGAAGAGGACGAAGACAACGGCGCACAGGAGCACCTGGTTGAGGATCGCGGCGCGCTCGCGCGTGCGGTCGCCGCGGCGCTCCAGCGCCCATGGCGCGCTCGCCCGCGGCGCGCGAGCCGATTCTGCCGCGCGCGCGTCAGGGACTGCCATACCGTGACGCTAACGGATGCCGGAGGCCGACGCGCGGCCCCGCTCCGAGCATCGCTCGGAACGCGAAGCGAACGGGCCGCCACCCGGAGGTGACGGCCCGTTCGACGGTTTCAGATCTTCAGATCAGCGACCCGACAGCTTCTCGCGAAGCGCGGCGAGCGCCTCGTCGTCGGCGAGGGTGCCGATCGAGCTGTTGTCCGAGGTGAACGAGCTCGAAGCCGAGCTCGTCTCGGTCGGTGCGTTCGCCTCGGCCTCGAGGGCCTTGGCGACGGCAGCCTTGTGCTGCTCCCAGCGAGCCTGAGCAGCGGCGTACTCCTGCTCCCACGCTTCGCGCTGAGCATCCGAGCCCTCGGTCCACGCCTGCGTCTCGACGTCGAAGCCCTCGGGGTACTTGTACTCGCCGTTCTCGTCGTACTCCGTGACCATGCCGTACAGCGCCGGGTCGAACTCGGTGCCGTTGGGGTCGACCGACTCGTTGGCCTGCTTGAGCGACAGCGAGATGCGACGACGCTCCAGGTCGATGTCGATGACCTTGACGAACACTTCTTCGCCGACCGAGACGACCTGCTCGGCGAGCTCGACGTGCTTGCCGGAGAGCTCCGAGATGTGCACGAGGCCCTCGATGCCGTCCGCGACGCGCACGAACGCGCCGAACGGGACGAGCTTGGTGACCTTACCCGGGGTGACCTGGCCGATG
This portion of the Microbacterium pygmaeum genome encodes:
- a CDS encoding response regulator transcription factor, whose amino-acid sequence is MTDPDLPNPDSLWDILTDVQAAASVEPGAEGESVEEERVAVVIEDEADIRSLLSAVLAQAGFTVHGAGTGEDGLELVREHQPLVTTLDVNMPGMDGFETAKRIRTVSTTYIIMLSARTEEIDALQGLESGADDYVAKPFRPRELRARIDAMLRRPRHHIDAAPVRDEPDGTPADAEVWLAHQGVRLNPEMRMVTVDGADLELTRSEFDILADLLRSGRRVRAKSDLAMMLRGEVYTGTEYVSDSDARAIEVHVANLRRKLGESPTSPRWIETVRGVGYRLTAA
- a CDS encoding PAS domain-containing sensor histidine kinase, with translation MAVPDARAAESARAPRASAPWALERRGDRTRERAAILNQVLLCAVVFVLFILVGVGPFSGDVLLFLAGVVLIFLITGATFVIPWNRLAVGWLALIPLLDMLAIGVMRLATPGGAVGLLWIFPTMWLAAGFGMLGLSAVVVVVGVDLLTAQQFTDGMLLLTVVLIAVGVTSYLSAGRAAAQRTLLGKQAFLLRRVIERTRRQEQEVTEVLDAVDFGVIRIAADGDIAVTNDAHGRLQRARRSAEDADAETTAFRDDGVTPLPDDELPLQRALRGEAFEGQVVWFGAEPGPRQALSVTVRRLTDPSGTDAGAVLVSRDVTAELSALRARDELVASVTHELRTPLTSILGYLDLAIEDPETTEQVRANLDIAERNAERLLAIVGDILAASSAASVVQASLEPGILDARDVVLAAAEALAPRAAARAISVDTSALQSAPVWADALRLRQVVDNLASNAVAYNRDGGTVFLESRTDGLSSWIVVRDTGVGMNDDELAGLFQRFYRANPARRAGTGLGLAISRDIVRAHGGEITVDSSPGIGSTFTVKLPTTSTGRPPS